A DNA window from Hevea brasiliensis isolate MT/VB/25A 57/8 chromosome 2, ASM3005281v1, whole genome shotgun sequence contains the following coding sequences:
- the LOC110672639 gene encoding protein SUPPRESSOR OF PHYTOCHROME B 5 gives MESSKLFGGAEECHSSESGWTMYLGSHIHGDDDLHSYDDDDDDDGGNGKNYYHEDDDSDDSMASDASSGPSHQGTDFKLQKDADGKYQTQRKPNNKQVEKQQQKAERRRKEENKDQEVGFMARRAYNKSAPAQSSSKVRKSISWMGKEK, from the coding sequence ATGGAGTCTTCCAAACTCTTTGGAGGAGCAGAAGAGTGTCACAGCAGTGAATCTGGGTGGACCATGTATCTTGGCTCCCACATACATGGTGATGATGACCTACACAgctatgatgatgatgatgatgatgatggaggTAATGGTAAAAATTACTATCATGAAGATGATGACAGTGATGATTCTATGGCTTCTGATGCTTCTTCTGGTCCAAGTCATCAAGGCACAGATTTCAAGCTCCAGAAAGATGCTGATGGCAAGTATCAGACCCAGAGGAAACCTAACAACAAACAAGTGGAGAAGCAGCAGCAAAAAGCTGAAAGAAGGAGAAAGGAGGAGAACAAAGATCAAGAAGTGGGATTTATGGCAAGAAGAGCTTATAATAAAAGTGCTCCTGCTCAAAGCAGTTCCAAGGTAAGAAAAAGCATAAGCTGGATGGGAAAAGAAAAATAG
- the LOC110672633 gene encoding D-aminoacyl-tRNA deacylase yields MVTLLVATTGDPASINPASALLAMPGWQPTSSLQEIKSFSNQQVRLLLHDKSIVVEDDLDQRWEAATGEVVDEVIFFSKHTAVSNRPALTIHPIGVPHLREGDVPPQGGKPGWAAPPDPRMGPWLRLLKKIAHSHNLVPEFEITLEATHHGPVTSKPTMFIEIGSTEEYWERQDAAQVVALLVWEGLGLGGGASVGNWSSANDKRKVLLGIGGGHYAPRHMDIVLKDGVWVAHLLSGYSLPMEDPNQTKIDTNTKDIGGTWRESIKAAYEATKSAFPGGEILAHLDHKSFKSWQKNAITGFLGEQNIKIGKPNDFN; encoded by the exons atGGTGACTCTATTGGTGGCCACCACCGGAGATCCCGCCTCCATCAACCCTGCCTCCGCCCTCCTGGCCATGCCCGGGTGGCAACCTACCTCCTCCCTCCAG gaaataaagagtttcagcAATCAACAAGTGAGGCTATTGCTACACGACAAAAGCATCGTGGTAGAGGACGACTTGGATCAGCGATGGGAGGCGGCCACCGGTGAGGTGGTGGATGAAGTTATCTTTTTCAGCAAACACACCGCCGTTTCTAACCGCCCTGCCCTTACCATTCATCCAATTG GAGTGCCTCATTTGCGAGAAGGGGACGTCCCGCCACAAGGCGGAAAGCCAGGATGGGCTGCACCTCCTGATCCGAGAATGGGTCCATGGCTCAGACTCTTGAAAAAAATTGCCCATTCTCATAATTTAGTTCCTGAGTTTGAG ATTACTTTGGAGGCTACTCATCATGGACCAGTGACCAGTAAGCCAACTATGTTCATTGAAATAG GTAGCACAGAAGAATACTGGGAGAGGCAGGATGCTGCTCAAGTCGTTGCTCTA TTAGTATGGGAAGGACTTGGGCTTGGAGGAGGTGCCTCAGTAGGTAACTGGAGCAG CGCAAATGACAAGAGAAAGGTCCTTCTTGGAATAGGTGGCGGACACTATGCACCTCGGCATATGGATATAGTTCT AAAAGATGGTGTTTGGGTGGCACACCTGCTCTCAGGGTATTCTTTACCCATGGAAGATCCAAATCAGACAAAAATAGATACAAATACAAAAGATATTGGTGGAACTTGGAGAGAATCAATTAAAGCTGCCTATGAGGCTACCAAATCAGCTTTCCCTGGTGGGGAAATTTTGGCACATCTTGATCACAA GAGTTTCAAGAGCTGGCAGAAAAATGCTATTACAGGATTTCTAGGAGAGCAGAACATCAAAATTGGGAAGCCAAATGATTTCAATTAA